Genomic DNA from Sardina pilchardus chromosome 4, fSarPil1.1, whole genome shotgun sequence:
TCTCACTCTTGAATGATACATGGGAACCACTTCCTGATTTATCGCGCATGTTTGTTTGTCGAGGCTGTTTTTCTCTCAAGATAAGGATGGCTGAACGACACATCTTTGTCTGGATTGTGCTTCTGCTTGTGGGGAAAATATCTGGTATGTTTACAATTCACACAACACAGATGATGCCAAGTCAGAATGGGAAAGTGGCTTtactgtgtgcatgcttgtgtacaCAGCTTACGGGTGACATGGTGCCTGTGGTCGTGCAATATCATGTCTGTTTGAACAAATCTGAGGTAATGCATTCACTTTTACATCTAAAACGGAATACTTAATGTTCATATCGCGTCATTGGTATGTATATCATGTAATAGGACATGTTTCTAGTAACTCTAATTATAATGTTTATACCATGTGAGTCCAAAATGGTGGCGCCCACATTGCACATAGTAGTCTACTATCCTACtctgagtgggtgggtgtgtgtttgtgaaagagaaagagtataGTTAAATCTATGAACTTAGTGTTCAGTCTTTCAGAGATGTTTTTCTCATGAGGCCTGCAAAGCAacatatcagagaatgtctaatgtATAATTAGGGGAGAACGTTCACTCTCAGGAAACTTCTGATTTCCGAACTGGTTGCAGTTCCTCCTCTGGTTCCAATTCTCGCAATTGGAATGTTGCATTTGAAAGGGATgacaaagaaaataaacactgctgagtattattttttaaaagtcaCTTATTTGTTCAAGcctttcaaatgtgtcaatgaCATCATTCAATAGCAgaatgctagtgtgttatgggaaACAATTGCccaacctgtaagaaatcgaAAGTACTCGTTCATTCTACTTTCGACCTATACTTGCAACAACTTCAATCAAATCTGATATTCCTTAATGATAATCAGGGGAAAGAGACATATTTAGACGTCTAGCTCCACAGACCCTTGTTGTTTTTGCACTTGCTCACGATCGCCCCTAGCAGAACTGCaagcaggtacaatggagttaatagggagTGAACCGGCTCTCCTGTAAACGGGCTCTGAACATGTTTACTGTATTTGTTCCTTATTTCCTTGTGGCTGATGCTATCGCACTGCTTTGTGGAAAAATACAGGAAGTCGGAAGAGCCCAACATCAGAACAGAACCAGGAGGATTATCCTAAAACAGCAGTATGTCACACAGCCAAAACTGAACTCCAACACTTAACACTAAGAGATATAAACATTCTACTCAGAGCTGGGTTAGACCAAGACTTTTGCAGAATCGTTCTGAGCTTCACTCTCGAATAATAAACAGAAACCACTTCCTGATTTATCGGGCGGTAACATTTGCAGTGGCAGGTTTTCTCTGGAGATTAGGATGGCTGGACGACACCTCTTTGTCTGGATGTGCATTCTGCTTGAGAGAAAAATATCAGGTCAGAATAAGAATGTGGAGATTGTGTACACAGCTTACAGGTGTGATGGTGTCAAGTCTGTGGCAATACATTACCTTTTATATGTGCTGTAAAGCTGTAAACTTTCTGTTCATATTCAGTCATTGGTATGGTGTCATGTAATAAGACATGTTTGGAATTGTAAGCCGCGTTTATACCATGTAGGTCCAAAATGGCAACACCCACATTGCACATGTTGCTTACATCACACACTGTAGTACACCATCTCTTCtgttaggtgtttgtgtgtgtgtgtgtgtgtgagagagagagagagagagagagagagacacactagGATATAGTTGAATTAATGAACTTAGATAACTATGTATCTTCAAAACAACTCTATGCTTTATGTTGTACACTGACACTGTAGGGCTGTGGCTTATCAGAGCAGGCTTCCGGCAGAACTTAATTTGGGGTCCCCCCACCAACTTGGCGCCACCAATAATATTGAATTTTGTCAATGGCTGAACATTCACATCACTGGCGATCCTGGTGTTTTGTCCCTGTTTCAGGGGCTGTGTTCTTCatgacacggtgtgtgtgtgtgtgtgtgtgtgtgtgccatgttgaCAGTAACATGATAagtgctcctctctcttcagGAGCGCTGGTTTCACACACCCCAAGCTATGAGGTCCAGGAGCAGCCTGAAGGGATTCCCAACACAGAGGGCCTGCAGCAGGTGACTGTGGGAGAGTGTGCTCTTCTACCCTGTCTGCTCCCACACCCACTTCCCTTTCCGGGTGACATCCGAGTCTACTGGCAAACAGCCAACACATACCAGGTGGTTCACGTCTTCAACAAAGGCCAGGAGGAGTTTGAACATCAGGCCTCCACCTACCGCAACAGAACCAGGCTCTTCACCAGTCAACTGCAGTTTGGTAACTTCAGTCTGGAGTTACACAACGTCTCTGAGCATGACAACCTCACCACCTTTCAGTGTCTTGCAATGTATGATGGAAGCGGGAGGGTCAAGTACCTGAGCAATGCTACCTTACAGGTGTTGAAGGAAGACGGTAAGAACCAGAGCAATGCTACCTTACTGGTGTTGAAGTTAGCATTAACTCTACAGCGTAAAGACATTTGTATATAAACAGGCTATAGTACTACATATTACAAAACAATAGTCTCTGCTTTGGGTGACTTtggatgtgtgttttgtttagtgAATCGATCgcatgatgatgatgtggcTGGAAACGCTACAGTGACTGCGGTGGCTGTTGCTTTTCTGGTGCTGATCCCCCTTGCTTTGGGTGTGGTCTGGGGCATGAGAAAATGTGAGTTGCTGGTCTTTctgctcacaaacacatgttttttttaagccCTTCCAAGCGATACTGTGTCAGTTCAGTTATAAAAAAGTCATTGTTGCATTCGTTTTCTAATAAGGTTGATGTAACTTACAAAGATATTCactaaacaaatacaaacaaataaaagagaTTGTCCATTTCAGGTCTAAAAAAAGGGCGTGGCAATATCCACCCTGTTTATTTTCGCAAAATGCCAAGTGGATCTACTGAGagagaccagcagcagcaggacgaGATTGGATCGACTGAGagagaccagcagcagcagcaggagcctcTGGTCAGCAACGGACaagaaggagaggagcggagaggagaggacagttaGAGCAACACCTGAGAGTCATGCAAGGAGAGGATGGGGATGTGGGAAGAGGATTTGCTGCTCCACTACATTGTTAAATTAAGTTCAGTCCTCTCTCTTGGACCCCTGTTACACAAACCACACAGTCAACCTGATGCATAAGATATTCAATGGTGTCTGATTGTTAAAATGCAAGTCAGCATTGTGTATAAATATATgcttgggcagccgtggcctactggttagggcttcgagcttatAACAGGAGTgctggttcaatccccgaccagtccacggctgaagtgcgcaAGGCACTCCCTGAGCAAAGTTAGTGTgcgcttcacctcactgtgtgctgtgtgtgttggatgggatgaatgcagagaccaaattccttgtatacgcaagtatacatggccaatatccctgatttgatttgatttgtcgCTTGAGGGAAACCAATAGCACATATATGTTACGTTTATATAATGTGCGTGGCCAGCTATTGGGAGACAAAAATGGTAATGGTACTGTGTTGTGGATGATTATAATAATCTTAAATTGGAGGTGAGACGGAGTCCACACATTAGAAGATGAAAGGGAGATTCCTCATCTCTTGGTCATCATGTTAGCTCTGCAGATATGATCCTGACATTAGTAAGGAGATGATTGGTCATCATGTTAGCTCTGCAGATATGATCCTGACATTAGTAAGGAGATGATTGGTCATCATGTTAGCTCTGCAGATATGATCCTGACATTAGTAAGGAGATGATTGGTCATCATGTTAGCTCTGCAGATATGATCCTGACATTAGTAAGGAGATGATTGGTCATCATTGTTAGCACTGCTTACAGTATATGATCCTGACATTAGTAAGGACATGATCGCTGAATGTGACTGAATATGTCATGGACTTGAAATCGTGTACGACTGTGGTACAGTAAAGTCTAATGGTGGAAATAAACATATCTTCCATTTGACATCCTGCCTCAGCCTCTTCACTCTGTTCCTCTTTACACAGCTCTACCTCCACTCTGCTCATCAGCTCTGCCTCCACTGCTGTGTTCATCAGCTCTACCTCCACTGCTGTTCATCAGCTCTGCCTCCACTCTGTTCATCAGCTCTGCCTCCACTGCTGTGTTCATCAGCTCTACCTCCACTCTGTTCATCAGCTCTGCTGTTTGCTCATCAGCTCTGCCTCCACTGCTCTCTGTTCATCAGCTCTACCTCCACTACTGTCTGTTCATCAGCTCTGCCTCCACTGCTGTTTTCTCATCAGCTCTGCCTCCACTGCTGTCTGTTCATCAGCTCTGCCTCCACTGCTGTCTGTTCATCAGCTCTGCCTCCACTCTGTTCATCAGCTCTGCCTCCACTCTGCTCATCAGCTCTGCCTCCACTCTGCTCATCAGCTCTGCCTCCACTCTGCTCATCAGCTCTGCCTCCACTCTGTTCATCAGCTCTGCCTCCACTGCTCTCGGCTCATCAGTGCTCCTACAGTGTATGTGTCAGCAacatctccctcctttctctggGCTCTAAGTTAACAACATAGGAGAGGCACTGAGATGGTCTATGATTACCTGATCATTTGCATTACCCTGTTCCTTACATGGCAGTGTTCTTGTAACACGACATATGCATGCAATCCTATCGAGCATCcatttgaatgaatgtgtgaattAAGTGGACAACTGCAGGAACTGCGGAGACTAATGTATGCTCAAGTGTCTGTTTTCCTGTGGTCATAAAAGAAACACGAGAGAATTTCccctgtgtgtattcacaccaactTGGCCTACCAGAACTTCCCCTTTCtcctgtgtgtattcacactaACTTGGCCCACCAGGACTTTTCCACTCTTGATGGCCATTTTGATACCACAGATGAATGAAGACACAGTCAGACCAATGGTAGGACAAATCAGGAacagagttttatttacaatgatGCACATCAAGGGAGAGACCACGTGACTTCACCCTAAAGATCCACCAGCTGCTCTAACCAGACAAGGAAAGGATATATGATCATTTGGACTTGACATTATGTACAACTGTGGTATGGCTAAAGGTATTGCCAAGGTCGACTGGACACGCCACCTACTCTTAGGATGAACATACTCATCCTGTACTCAGTCGCTCTCACACACTACTCTCAGCATGGACTGTGTGTGGCTCAGATTGTTGACTTCCTGCCTCagcttctccacctctctgttcatctttacaGTAATCTGTTTCAGCCGCTCGTTCTCTACCAGACTTCCCACTCTTCTCTGCTTcagtctcattctctccatctctctgtccctctcctccagcatgtgtctcagtctctccatctctctgtccttctcctccagcatgtgtctcagtctctccatctctctctccatctcttgcacacacagctctttctctcttgctgtctgttCATCGCTGCTCCTATGAGTCAGTTTCTCCAACATGGTCTTGTTCTCTCTAAGCTCCCACATAAGTGTCTCAATCACAttatttctctcctctgtctgcctgttgaactctgcctccatcttcgccttgctgatgctgatgtttCTCAGTAGTTCAGGGAGGATGATCTTCATGaggtctctctctgcttcagccCTGACCTCTCTTTCAtagctctctctcatctcctctatctcctctctgtgtctctcctccatctctctcttctctctttctctcttttctctcactctgttcagctttctctccatctcctctctcagtgCAATCTCCCTATTtaattctctctccatctctcttctcttctcctcattgTTCTCTTCGTTCATCTTTCTTTCTAGATATCTTGTTTTCTCATTCAGTGTCCTAATTTCTCCTTCATGCTGCtgaatctctccctccatcttctgtAAGGACTCCTGCACATTTTTATCatgttcctctcttctctctctctcctccctcagttTCCTCTCTTCCACCTCTCGTTCTTTCTGCatccttttctctatctctctgagtTGTCTCTCAGCCTCCTGGTAGGTCTCACTGCTGTagaatctctctctgtttcctgacACCATCTCTTCTATCTTCTCTAGCagctgtgtgatctgtgtgtcaTCAGGTGTGTCCTTTACATTGAGAAGGTGACACCTGTTCCAACATTTCTCTACCAGCTGCTGGAGCTCCTGACTCCCTGTCTGGATGAactcctccacactcctctctctcagcccctcaGCATGGGTGAAGAGGATCAGTGTATGTCCCCAACAGCCCTCCCCAAAAATATCCTCCATTTTCTCcagcatcctcctctcctctccttcagatGACTCCACTGGAATCACCAGGAGGAAGGTGTGAGGTCCTGGggcagacagatggacacaaaGCCCCACGTCCTGCCTCATGTCCTTCTCAGAGAGTCCACTGCAGAACCAGTCTGGAGTGTCCACCACGGTCACCCGTCTCCCAGCCACCTCCCCCTGTCTGCTCTCACTGTGCTGGgtctctgtggatgtgtgtgtgagtgtgtgtgtgcccaggatggtgtttcctgctTCCCTCTTCCCAGCTGCTCTCCCCCCCAGCAGCACCAACCTCAGCTCAGAAACATCAGGGGACACTAGGAGGGCTGGAACAGGACTCTCTCCTCCAACTGCAAACAAAGACCATTTCATATGCCATTACTTGAAGAGATATCTGTTCACAAATTGCCTTGTCTTCTGTCTCGACTCCATTCATGATCTCAAACACTGTCAACAGTTGATATTACAATTATCCATGACATTGTAAGCTGGGCACAAATGTACATATTACAAATGCTGACTCACAGTTTGGGGGAGTGCCCAGGCTGCAtctggtggtgatgtggggAACTGCATCATGGAGCccagcacagagagacactggcTCTGAAGCCCAGCCAGATACTGCAGGACATATAGAGCTCAGGGAAAGAGACTGTGTGGAGAGAATTCATAACTAACATGATAATACTTAGGATTTTGGAGAAATACAACAaacttaaagtgaaaaaaaacaacttgtcAACATCACCGcacaaccacatacagtactgtagaggAAGTCTACAGTCATGGCAAATGTATGGAGGTGCGTCATAATAGCACTGTTGGAACTAATACAAACACCAATCCACTGCTAAAATCCAACTGAATTTGAAGTTGTCACTGGCCCCTTCTTGTGGAGGCGTGGTTATCAAGATTCTTACTGTCTTC
This window encodes:
- the LOC134077938 gene encoding uncharacterized protein LOC134077938 isoform X2 is translated as MFVCRGCFSLKIRMAERHIFVWIVLLLVGKISALVSHTPSYEVQEQPEGIPNTEGLQQVTVGECALLPCLLPHPLPFPGDIRVYWQTANTYQVVHVFNKGQEEFEHQASTYRNRTRLFTSQLQFGNFSLELHNVSEHDNLTTFQCLAMYDGSGRVKYLSNATLQVLKEDVNRSHDDDVAGNATVTAVAVAFLVLIPLALGVVWGMRKCLKKGRGNIHPVYFRKMPSGSTERDQQQQDEIGSTERDQQQQQEPLVSNGQEGEERRGEDS
- the LOC134077938 gene encoding uncharacterized protein LOC134077938 isoform X1, whose translation is MFVCRGCFSLKIRMAERHIFVWIVLLLVGKISGALVSHTPSYEVQEQPEGIPNTEGLQQVTVGECALLPCLLPHPLPFPGDIRVYWQTANTYQVVHVFNKGQEEFEHQASTYRNRTRLFTSQLQFGNFSLELHNVSEHDNLTTFQCLAMYDGSGRVKYLSNATLQVLKEDVNRSHDDDVAGNATVTAVAVAFLVLIPLALGVVWGMRKCLKKGRGNIHPVYFRKMPSGSTERDQQQQDEIGSTERDQQQQQEPLVSNGQEGEERRGEDS